One window of the Archaeoglobus sulfaticallidus PM70-1 genome contains the following:
- a CDS encoding nucleotidyltransferase domain-containing protein, which produces MKKKIKKILAEKDEVIFAYLHGSFNEIYFRDVDIAVYVDENKVEDFLDYELKLSAEIEKAVRLPVDVRVLNSAPLSFKYKTIKGELLTSKNEEIRFRFIERILMEYLDFKPIEEKIIEEILAA; this is translated from the coding sequence ATAAAGAAGAAAATAAAGAAAATTCTGGCAGAAAAAGATGAGGTTATCTTTGCATACCTTCACGGCAGCTTTAACGAGATTTACTTTAGAGATGTTGATATTGCAGTTTATGTTGATGAAAATAAGGTGGAGGATTTTTTAGATTATGAACTAAAGCTCTCTGCAGAAATTGAGAAGGCAGTAAGATTACCAGTTGATGTTAGAGTTCTGAATTCCGCACCGCTGAGTTTTAAGTATAAAACTATCAAGGGCGAACTCTTAACCAGCAAGAACGAAGAAATTAGATTCCGATTCATAGAGAGAATTCTAATGGAATACTTAGACTTTAAACCAATAGAAGAGAAGATAATAGAAGAAATACTGGCAGCATGA
- a CDS encoding ABC transporter ATP-binding protein, whose protein sequence is MIAELRDVSKRYGKILALNKINLKIREGEILAIIGNSGAGKTTLLRILAMLERPSEGKYYYRGEEANDRVRGKITMVFQKPVMFNTSVYNNVAYGLKLRGYSKKEVDERVAKALNMMGLDGYARHNAKRLSGGEQQRVAIARAIVIEPEMLVLDEPTANLDPSNVVIIEKIIKDIACKGVTVVLATHNLFQAKRLADRTAFIFNGKLVEIGETKKIFESPENELTKKFISGELYF, encoded by the coding sequence ATGATAGCAGAGTTGAGAGATGTATCAAAGAGGTATGGAAAGATCCTTGCCCTAAATAAGATTAACCTCAAGATAAGAGAAGGAGAGATTCTCGCGATAATAGGGAACAGTGGTGCCGGGAAGACAACGCTTTTGAGGATACTAGCAATGCTTGAAAGGCCAAGTGAGGGGAAGTACTACTACAGAGGCGAGGAGGCGAACGATCGGGTTAGAGGTAAGATAACGATGGTCTTTCAGAAGCCCGTTATGTTCAACACGAGCGTTTACAACAATGTCGCATATGGCCTTAAGCTAAGGGGCTACAGCAAAAAAGAGGTTGATGAGAGAGTTGCAAAAGCTCTCAACATGATGGGGCTCGATGGCTATGCAAGACACAACGCAAAAAGACTCTCTGGAGGGGAACAGCAAAGGGTAGCGATAGCCAGAGCTATCGTAATCGAGCCGGAGATGCTGGTCTTGGATGAACCAACAGCGAACCTCGATCCATCGAATGTCGTAATAATTGAGAAGATCATAAAGGATATCGCTTGCAAGGGGGTTACGGTTGTTCTTGCAACGCACAATCTCTTTCAGGCGAAACGACTGGCAGACAGAACGGCATTCATCTTCAACGGCAAGCTTGTGGAGATTGGAGAGACCAAAAAGATATTCGAAAGCCCAGAAAACGAGCTAACGAAGAAGTTCATTTCCGGAGAGCTTTACTTCTGA
- the cobJ gene encoding precorrin-3B C(17)-methyltransferase, whose amino-acid sequence MQSRGKLYVVGIGPGSTDLLTIKALNALKDSEYILGHKTYIKRIYDLVKDKKVIESGMGREVERVRMAVKLAEESRVSLISGGDPSIYGILPLVIEYVSRNNIDVDVEAIPGVTASCAASSLLGSAISGDHAVISLSDLLIPWKKIEKRLLHALKGDFVVVIYNPSSRRRKSNLIRAMEIIREHRGDAMIGIVKNAYREGEMVLFKRVSEIIQCPEVVDMSTILIVPNSETIIDDGRMISPRGYGNKYNF is encoded by the coding sequence TTGCAATCGCGAGGTAAGCTCTATGTTGTTGGCATAGGCCCCGGAAGTACAGATTTGCTGACAATAAAAGCTCTGAATGCCTTGAAAGATTCGGAATACATCCTCGGGCATAAGACCTACATCAAAAGAATCTACGACCTCGTCAAGGATAAGAAGGTTATCGAGAGCGGAATGGGCAGAGAGGTTGAAAGGGTCAGAATGGCTGTAAAGCTGGCAGAAGAGAGCAGGGTGAGCCTGATCAGCGGTGGTGATCCATCCATCTACGGTATACTCCCGCTGGTTATCGAGTATGTATCCAGAAACAATATCGATGTTGATGTGGAGGCTATCCCGGGAGTTACAGCATCCTGTGCAGCATCATCTCTGCTTGGATCCGCCATAAGCGGAGATCATGCCGTGATCAGCCTGAGCGATTTGCTGATCCCGTGGAAGAAGATTGAAAAAAGGTTGCTACATGCACTGAAAGGAGATTTCGTTGTTGTAATATACAATCCATCAAGCAGAAGGCGAAAATCTAACCTGATAAGGGCGATGGAGATAATCAGAGAGCATCGGGGAGATGCTATGATAGGGATTGTAAAGAACGCTTACAGAGAGGGTGAGATGGTGTTGTTTAAGAGGGTTTCCGAGATAATCCAATGTCCGGAGGTTGTTGATATGAGCACAATTCTGATAGTGCCAAATTCTGAAACGATAATCGACGATGGGAGAATGATTTCTCCGAGAGGCTACGGAAACAAATACAATTTCTGA
- the mvk gene encoding mevalonate kinase has protein sequence MIASAPGKLFLFGEHAVVYKKKAIVTAINLRCFAKVSKRDEFRISSPLGVTGLDFNIHPYISHAILRFREVRDIRGADIEIKSQIPPASGLGSSSAVTVAVLKALDAEFEAALTNEEIYEMARMVELDVQGIGSGTDPFLSTYGGSWIIPDRSPLNLGKIHFLIIDSGIKSYTKEMVNGVASLRERYPEVIDAVMDAIGKVSESAIPALENRDYDKIFDLFRINQCLLKAIGVSRREIDEMIAKLEELGISAKITGAGGGGCIIGLGEKDALTKATEIFGNAFFVKPEKEGVRIEG, from the coding sequence ATGATAGCCTCCGCACCAGGAAAGTTATTCCTTTTTGGAGAGCATGCTGTAGTTTACAAGAAGAAGGCCATTGTTACGGCAATAAACCTCAGATGTTTTGCTAAAGTCAGTAAAAGGGATGAGTTCAGAATATCCTCTCCGCTCGGGGTTACCGGGCTGGACTTCAACATTCATCCATACATAAGCCATGCGATTCTGAGGTTCAGGGAGGTCAGGGATATAAGGGGTGCAGATATAGAGATAAAGAGCCAGATCCCTCCAGCTTCCGGACTTGGAAGCTCTTCTGCCGTGACTGTAGCTGTGTTAAAGGCTCTTGATGCCGAATTCGAGGCTGCATTAACCAACGAGGAGATATACGAAATGGCAAGAATGGTTGAACTCGATGTTCAGGGAATTGGAAGCGGAACTGATCCGTTTCTATCAACCTACGGCGGTTCATGGATAATCCCGGACAGAAGTCCGCTCAACCTCGGGAAAATACACTTCCTCATAATTGATAGCGGTATCAAGTCTTACACGAAGGAGATGGTCAACGGTGTGGCTTCGCTGAGAGAAAGATACCCAGAGGTGATAGATGCCGTAATGGATGCCATCGGGAAGGTATCTGAATCCGCAATTCCGGCACTCGAGAACAGGGATTATGACAAGATATTCGACCTCTTCAGGATAAATCAGTGCCTGCTGAAGGCCATTGGAGTTAGCAGAAGGGAAATTGATGAGATGATTGCAAAGCTTGAAGAACTGGGCATCTCAGCGAAAATCACTGGGGCAGGAGGCGGAGGTTGCATAATTGGCCTGGGAGAGAAGGATGCCCTAACCAAAGCCACCGAAATATTCGGGAATGCGTTCTTCGTCAAGCCCGAGAAAGAGGGTGTCAGGATTGAGGGATGA
- a CDS encoding SAM-dependent methyltransferase: protein MKGLLVRREDILRRLRSWRLKMLTVVGSGICRDHLTDRAKKIIERAEVVYGSKKALDNVREFIKGKFKVMKGFSEAEYSEIVEESKRKNVVVVSTGDPMVAGLGTKFHAEVEPGISSVQVALAKLGVDLCDVVVMNAHSKEVNLREIMHFLKFRSVLILANRRFDIKKLGELKVVLLENMCMNERVREGLASEMELSSDYTIIFIRR from the coding sequence ATGAAAGGATTGTTAGTAAGGCGAGAAGATATTCTGCGAAGGTTGAGATCCTGGAGGCTTAAGATGCTGACAGTTGTTGGTTCCGGAATATGCAGAGACCATCTCACAGACAGGGCTAAAAAGATTATTGAGAGAGCAGAAGTCGTTTACGGAAGTAAAAAAGCACTGGATAATGTAAGGGAGTTCATTAAAGGAAAGTTTAAAGTCATGAAAGGGTTCAGTGAGGCAGAGTACTCCGAGATCGTTGAGGAGAGCAAAAGGAAGAATGTGGTTGTTGTGTCAACAGGAGATCCAATGGTTGCAGGATTGGGAACCAAGTTCCATGCCGAAGTGGAACCCGGAATCTCGAGCGTTCAGGTAGCCCTTGCCAAGCTGGGAGTTGATCTGTGCGATGTTGTTGTGATGAACGCTCATAGTAAGGAGGTTAACCTGAGAGAAATAATGCATTTTTTGAAGTTCAGAAGTGTTCTCATACTTGCAAACAGAAGGTTCGATATCAAAAAGCTTGGAGAGTTAAAGGTGGTTTTACTCGAGAATATGTGCATGAACGAGAGGGTTAGAGAGGGTTTGGCATCTGAGATGGAGTTGAGTTCTGATTATACGATAATTTTTATCAGGAGGTGA
- a CDS encoding DUF373 family protein: MSKKVILAIDRDNDLGRKAGIEGVIIGREDNLNAAIKLAENDPEDSDINTIFGAIKIYDELRNAGEDVEVVTITGDISVGVVSDSKIAEHLDYIASKIKPESVIVVTDGSEDEFVLPLISSRFKIDSVKRIIVKQSKTIEGTVYMLRKVLSDPKVVKNFFTPIGVTLIIYSIFVIADYPQYAIGGMIFLIGVYMILRAYELDIGIETFFSNLKTALLEGRISFVTYIISAILFTIGVIEGFYTFWKLTLQPVSPGLIALATSFIYGVIWYFTAGGISISLGKMLDAVIERKSYVKYLTISFLIVSAGLALWGGSVYILSNYENFSMGSEEAIRTFALSIFGSIFIAVIGMAPMKLRGESIKN, translated from the coding sequence ATGTCTAAAAAAGTTATTCTAGCGATTGACAGAGATAACGACCTCGGAAGGAAGGCCGGTATTGAGGGCGTTATTATCGGTAGAGAGGATAACCTGAACGCTGCCATAAAGCTTGCCGAAAATGATCCGGAAGATTCTGATATAAATACGATTTTCGGTGCGATAAAGATCTACGATGAATTGAGGAATGCTGGAGAGGATGTTGAGGTAGTTACGATAACCGGAGACATAAGTGTTGGTGTGGTCTCTGATAGTAAGATAGCAGAACATCTGGACTATATAGCCTCAAAAATTAAGCCGGAAAGTGTTATTGTTGTTACGGATGGCTCAGAGGATGAGTTCGTTTTACCGCTAATAAGTTCGAGATTCAAGATAGATTCCGTAAAAAGGATTATCGTAAAACAGAGCAAAACGATAGAAGGCACCGTTTACATGCTGAGGAAAGTTCTGAGCGATCCTAAGGTTGTCAAGAACTTTTTCACACCCATTGGTGTGACCCTGATCATTTACTCGATTTTCGTGATCGCGGACTATCCACAATATGCGATAGGCGGGATGATATTTTTGATAGGAGTTTACATGATACTCAGAGCTTATGAGCTGGATATCGGCATAGAAACATTCTTTTCAAACCTGAAAACGGCCCTGCTAGAGGGCAGAATATCATTTGTTACATACATAATTTCCGCGATACTTTTCACTATAGGAGTCATCGAAGGGTTCTACACCTTCTGGAAGCTGACATTGCAGCCTGTATCTCCCGGGCTTATAGCACTGGCAACCTCGTTTATTTATGGGGTGATATGGTACTTCACAGCGGGAGGGATCTCAATTTCTCTTGGAAAGATGCTGGATGCTGTGATTGAAAGAAAGAGCTATGTCAAGTATCTGACGATTTCATTCCTGATAGTCTCGGCCGGACTTGCTTTGTGGGGTGGAAGCGTTTACATCCTGTCGAATTACGAGAACTTCAGCATGGGATCTGAGGAGGCGATAAGAACCTTTGCCCTTTCAATTTTCGGTTCGATCTTTATTGCGGTAATCGGCATGGCACCGATGAAACTAAGGGGAGAATCGATAAAAAATTAA
- a CDS encoding ABC transporter permease — translation MAWEYILDGIKQAVHLIVTADPDIIEITLRSIRVSGIATLMAALWSFPIGIMLGMHSFTGKNILKGFFNSLLGIPTVVLGLILYLMLVPFGPLGFLKLIYTEMGISFGQSLLITPIMISFIASSIEAVEGEIRELARTLGAGEIEASIAVMSESISGVLLAVIASFNRAIAELGIAIMIGGNIFVKGSALNTRVLTTAMQMYTARGEIDMAIALGIILLSIVFAVSTISNLIQSRLA, via the coding sequence ATGGCCTGGGAGTACATACTCGACGGTATAAAACAGGCAGTCCATCTGATAGTAACGGCAGATCCGGACATAATCGAGATCACGCTCAGATCGATCAGAGTCTCGGGTATCGCCACACTGATGGCCGCACTGTGGAGCTTTCCAATCGGCATAATGCTTGGGATGCATAGCTTCACGGGAAAGAACATCTTAAAAGGTTTTTTTAACAGTTTACTGGGAATCCCAACCGTTGTGCTTGGTCTGATTCTCTATCTAATGCTCGTACCCTTCGGTCCTCTCGGTTTCCTCAAATTAATTTACACGGAGATGGGAATAAGCTTCGGTCAGTCGCTTCTGATAACGCCCATCATGATCAGCTTCATAGCCAGCTCGATAGAGGCTGTAGAAGGTGAGATAAGAGAGCTTGCGAGAACTCTTGGTGCTGGAGAGATTGAGGCTTCAATTGCTGTCATGAGCGAATCGATCTCAGGGGTACTGCTTGCTGTAATCGCATCCTTCAACAGGGCCATAGCTGAGCTGGGAATCGCGATCATGATAGGCGGCAACATATTCGTAAAAGGTAGCGCTTTAAATACGAGGGTGCTGACCACAGCGATGCAGATGTACACAGCAAGAGGAGAGATAGACATGGCAATAGCACTTGGAATAATCCTTCTTTCGATAGTATTTGCCGTCAGCACGATATCGAATTTAATCCAGAGCAGGCTGGCTTGA
- the hepT gene encoding type VII toxin-antitoxin system HepT family RNase toxin: MSEVDVDLVNRRLVEIKQLLGELRNIVELGLEKFLSNSYLRDAAKYKLIVAIEAAISVCNHIVVRVVKEIPSSYSDCFIILGKHGIISQYLAEKLAYMAKFRNMFVHIYWKVDDRKVYEIMRKDISDLEEFIEEVKKYVSK, translated from the coding sequence ATGTCTGAAGTTGATGTAGATCTTGTAAACAGAAGACTTGTCGAGATTAAACAACTGCTTGGTGAGCTCAGAAATATTGTTGAATTAGGTTTGGAGAAGTTTCTATCTAACTCATATCTTAGGGATGCGGCAAAGTATAAGTTGATTGTAGCCATCGAGGCTGCCATTTCAGTCTGTAACCACATTGTTGTGAGAGTTGTTAAGGAGATTCCGAGCAGCTACTCGGATTGTTTTATAATCCTCGGCAAGCATGGAATAATCTCACAATATTTAGCTGAGAAACTTGCTTATATGGCCAAATTCAGGAATATGTTCGTACATATTTACTGGAAAGTAGACGATAGAAAGGTTTATGAAATAATGAGAAAAGATATTTCAGATCTAGAGGAGTTCATCGAGGAGGTGAAAAAGTACGTTAGTAAATAA
- a CDS encoding ACT domain-containing protein, with protein MKEEKIIKQVSVFVENKPGRLSSVTEKLFNAGINIRAFTIAEAGDFGIIRMVVDDTDKAYDTLKKAGFTVSLTDVLGVEVKDEPGGLYNIAKALGDAGINIEYVYAFTSGGDRALIILRVDDINRAIEILEKEGALFKESVD; from the coding sequence ATGAAAGAGGAGAAGATAATAAAGCAGGTTTCAGTTTTTGTCGAGAACAAACCGGGAAGGTTATCATCGGTTACAGAAAAACTGTTTAACGCTGGAATAAATATTAGAGCTTTTACGATTGCAGAAGCTGGCGATTTTGGTATAATCAGGATGGTTGTTGATGACACCGATAAAGCCTATGACACACTGAAAAAAGCTGGATTTACCGTATCACTTACAGATGTACTCGGTGTTGAGGTCAAGGATGAGCCGGGAGGGCTGTACAACATAGCAAAAGCCCTTGGAGATGCAGGGATTAACATAGAGTATGTCTATGCCTTCACATCTGGGGGGGACAGAGCATTGATAATCCTGAGGGTCGATGATATCAACAGGGCAATTGAGATCCTCGAGAAGGAGGGGGCTTTGTTCAAGGAAAGCGTTGATTAG
- a CDS encoding precorrin-8X methylmutase produces MYFGAETREAIKIARKSAEIARKLIPGDDLKSEILRRCVIATGDPSVKDIIRFKGAPEKGVEAIWEGCEIIVDVNMIKAGLRAKSISAMEFADSKSTDTRVVSGFKKLHSRIDGCLLGIGNSPSAAMHICEIAEKVRPAFIVATPVGFVNAAESKEMIRELDIPSITTVGTRGGSTICAAIINCLIDFARDRL; encoded by the coding sequence ATGTACTTCGGTGCAGAAACCAGAGAAGCTATAAAAATAGCAAGGAAAAGTGCTGAGATTGCAAGAAAGCTTATTCCCGGAGATGATCTGAAATCCGAGATTCTGAGGAGGTGTGTTATAGCTACAGGAGACCCATCTGTTAAGGATATAATTCGCTTCAAAGGAGCGCCTGAGAAAGGTGTTGAGGCTATATGGGAAGGATGTGAGATAATCGTTGATGTGAACATGATAAAAGCAGGTTTGCGGGCAAAATCCATTTCTGCCATGGAGTTTGCAGACAGCAAATCCACAGACACGAGGGTCGTTTCAGGATTCAAAAAATTGCATAGCAGAATTGATGGATGCCTTCTGGGCATAGGAAACTCGCCCTCTGCTGCGATGCACATCTGCGAGATCGCCGAAAAAGTCAGACCGGCCTTCATAGTCGCCACACCAGTTGGCTTCGTCAATGCGGCAGAGTCCAAAGAGATGATAAGAGAGCTAGATATACCCTCGATAACTACCGTTGGAACAAGAGGTGGAAGCACGATTTGCGCTGCGATAATAAACTGCCTGATAGACTTCGCGAGGGATAGGTTATGA
- a CDS encoding substrate-binding domain-containing protein, whose product MNDKALSQKAWLLIAVILVAGIVGVAWYSQTTKQAEERVLTISTTTSLYDTGLLEDAIAPAFKDATGIELHFIPKGTGAAIQDAMNGAADAIIVHARSKEIEFMENGYGVNRKIIAYNFFVIVGPENDPAGIKGLSPVEALKKIVEEGRKGNAIWVSRDDGSGTNTKEIALWEKAGYNYSEIKKESWFRNTGTGMGKTLNYCNNVRAYTLSDMGTYLKYRMDGLIDLAVLVDKGEELINIYAIIVVNPEKFNKDFDGAMELVKWLTSREGQKTIGEYGVERYGRQLFYPAVEVLEKKSGNIYHWIVKYGFIENNVWSECPAKYRYKADIKFFEAKMS is encoded by the coding sequence ATGAATGATAAAGCTCTATCCCAAAAGGCATGGCTGCTTATTGCCGTGATACTGGTTGCGGGAATTGTAGGAGTTGCCTGGTATTCCCAGACCACAAAGCAGGCGGAAGAGAGGGTGCTTACGATATCCACAACAACAAGCCTGTACGATACTGGATTGCTTGAAGATGCTATAGCACCCGCATTTAAAGATGCTACCGGAATAGAGCTACACTTCATACCAAAAGGAACAGGTGCTGCGATACAGGATGCGATGAACGGTGCGGCAGATGCCATTATAGTTCATGCGAGGAGCAAGGAGATAGAGTTCATGGAAAATGGTTATGGGGTCAACAGGAAGATCATAGCATACAACTTCTTCGTCATTGTTGGACCTGAAAACGATCCAGCAGGAATAAAAGGTCTGAGTCCGGTGGAGGCTCTGAAAAAGATCGTGGAAGAAGGCAGAAAGGGAAACGCCATCTGGGTGTCGAGAGATGATGGTTCCGGAACCAACACAAAGGAGATAGCGTTATGGGAAAAGGCCGGGTACAACTACAGCGAGATCAAGAAGGAATCGTGGTTCAGAAACACTGGCACGGGAATGGGAAAAACGCTCAACTACTGCAACAATGTCAGAGCTTACACACTATCGGACATGGGAACATACCTGAAGTATCGCATGGATGGTCTGATAGATCTGGCTGTGCTTGTGGATAAGGGAGAGGAGTTGATCAACATATACGCCATAATAGTCGTGAATCCGGAGAAATTTAACAAAGACTTCGATGGAGCGATGGAGCTTGTTAAGTGGCTTACATCCAGAGAGGGTCAGAAAACGATTGGAGAGTACGGTGTCGAGAGATACGGCAGACAGCTGTTCTATCCGGCTGTAGAGGTACTGGAAAAGAAGTCCGGGAACATATACCACTGGATCGTGAAGTACGGCTTCATCGAAAATAATGTGTGGAGTGAGTGTCCTGCGAAATACAGATATAAGGCAGACATTAAATTCTTCGAAGCAAAGATGTCATAG
- a CDS encoding cyclophilin-like fold protein has product MFVRVGDIVREIELLPTKTAEIIKNSLPIRGIVNRWGDEIYFHTDIEVSEEDNSKEVVELGDVAYWIPGKAICIFFGKTPISDDKIRPASAVNVFGKVKGSLEELKSIMDGEEIELFVE; this is encoded by the coding sequence ATGTTCGTCAGAGTTGGAGACATCGTAAGAGAGATAGAGCTTCTTCCAACAAAAACTGCTGAGATAATCAAAAACAGCCTGCCGATCAGAGGGATCGTGAACAGATGGGGAGATGAGATATACTTCCACACGGACATCGAGGTCAGCGAGGAAGACAACTCAAAGGAAGTTGTAGAGCTGGGAGATGTTGCATACTGGATTCCCGGAAAGGCTATTTGCATCTTCTTCGGAAAAACACCGATAAGCGATGATAAGATCAGACCTGCTAGCGCAGTCAATGTTTTCGGGAAGGTGAAGGGCAGCCTCGAGGAGCTCAAAAGCATCATGGATGGAGAAGAGATAGAACTGTTCGTGGAATAG
- the rpiA gene encoding ribose-5-phosphate isomerase RpiA, with amino-acid sequence MEKANSAKEAARLIEDGMVIGIGSGSTVEIFLNELGKRIKEEELEIWGVPSSYQSHMLAVENGITVTDLIQFEELDLCVDGADQVDENLNCIKGKGGALLREKIVAQAAEEVIIIVDSRKIVDVLDERVPVEVFPFAYGNAVKEIKKLGGEAVLRESDRKLGACITDNGNFILDVDFGRIEDPEGLECRINCIAGVFENGIFPRRLIDRVIVGTKDGVRVLRN; translated from the coding sequence ATGGAGAAAGCTAATTCTGCTAAGGAGGCTGCAAGGCTCATCGAGGATGGGATGGTAATCGGAATCGGTTCAGGCAGTACGGTTGAGATCTTCCTGAATGAACTCGGAAAGAGAATTAAAGAGGAGGAACTGGAAATATGGGGAGTTCCAAGCTCCTATCAATCCCACATGCTTGCTGTCGAGAACGGGATAACGGTTACAGACCTGATCCAGTTTGAAGAACTCGATCTGTGCGTGGATGGAGCCGACCAGGTAGACGAGAACCTCAACTGCATCAAAGGCAAAGGAGGAGCGCTTCTGAGAGAGAAAATTGTTGCTCAGGCAGCGGAGGAGGTAATTATCATCGTCGATTCGAGAAAGATCGTGGATGTTCTCGATGAGAGGGTTCCGGTGGAGGTGTTTCCTTTCGCGTACGGCAATGCCGTAAAGGAGATCAAAAAGCTCGGTGGAGAGGCTGTGCTGAGAGAGTCCGATAGAAAGCTCGGAGCCTGCATAACCGACAACGGAAACTTCATACTCGATGTTGACTTCGGTAGAATAGAGGATCCAGAGGGGCTTGAATGCAGAATCAACTGCATAGCTGGAGTGTTTGAGAATGGAATATTTCCGAGAAGGCTGATAGACAGAGTTATTGTAGGAACCAAGGATGGTGTCAGGGTTTTAAGGAATTAG
- a CDS encoding carboxymuconolactone decarboxylase family protein, translating to MDPLDVIKNLDEEGYTSFKVVEEAAFSEGSIPLKYKYLMAMVVDAVEGAVEGVKVLAVRAMENGATKEEVAEALRVAYYIGGAGAVYTSANALRDLLQE from the coding sequence ATGGATCCACTGGATGTTATAAAAAATCTGGATGAGGAGGGATACACATCCTTCAAAGTTGTGGAAGAAGCAGCCTTTTCAGAGGGATCGATCCCGTTGAAGTACAAGTACCTCATGGCGATGGTGGTTGATGCTGTGGAGGGAGCGGTTGAGGGTGTGAAAGTGCTTGCGGTGAGGGCGATGGAGAATGGAGCCACAAAGGAAGAGGTTGCAGAAGCGTTAAGGGTAGCTTACTACATTGGTGGAGCTGGAGCGGTTTATACATCTGCAAACGCTCTGAGGGATTTGCTGCAGGAATAG
- the cbiX gene encoding sirohydrochlorin cobaltochelatase, which produces MRRGLVIVGHGSQLPHYREVMEKHRDRIEKSGVFDEVRIAFAARNRKPSPDEAIRSMQSEVVYVVPLFISYGLHVTEDLPEILNFPKGIGVKEGEFEGKKVIICEPIGEDIFVTYAILNSVFGIKA; this is translated from the coding sequence GTGAGGAGAGGTCTGGTTATCGTTGGCCATGGAAGCCAGCTACCTCATTACAGAGAGGTGATGGAGAAGCACAGGGATAGAATAGAAAAATCAGGTGTGTTTGATGAAGTGAGGATAGCCTTTGCAGCAAGAAACAGGAAGCCATCTCCAGATGAGGCGATTAGAAGCATGCAGAGTGAAGTTGTCTATGTTGTACCACTGTTCATATCTTATGGTCTGCATGTGACCGAAGATCTGCCGGAGATCCTCAACTTTCCCAAAGGGATAGGTGTTAAAGAGGGAGAGTTTGAGGGAAAGAAGGTTATCATCTGCGAGCCGATAGGTGAAGACATATTCGTCACCTATGCAATCCTGAATTCCGTTTTCGGGATAAAAGCTTAA
- a CDS encoding cobalt-precorrin-5B (C(1))-methyltransferase, with the protein MRDPIELYRYPEEWYSEGCEEKILSGLYILSRDGFIRRGITTATTACCAMNAAIKSLFDNSDCSVEVLTPAGIKLRLKAKAKDGVGVAEKFSGDHEFDVTNGIEIVARVTEKRGIRFGKGIGEKNGKKAVSRSAMAQIKENFSYYTKKYGFSGGVLIEIPDGEKIAKKTKNAELGIEGGISILGSTGFVEPWCDELVETKIEIAKRYRRISITTGRRAWHYALKKFPEFQPFVFGVHLDRILGEHKGEKIIVGFPGLLSIWAGGYERIVSKARRYSAKVEILEA; encoded by the coding sequence ATGAGAGATCCAATAGAGCTTTACAGATACCCTGAGGAGTGGTACTCAGAGGGTTGCGAGGAGAAGATCCTGAGCGGGCTCTACATACTCAGTAGAGATGGTTTCATAAGGAGGGGCATCACTACTGCGACCACAGCATGCTGTGCAATGAACGCAGCAATAAAATCGCTGTTCGATAACTCAGATTGCTCAGTTGAAGTGCTAACTCCAGCAGGGATAAAGCTCAGACTGAAAGCGAAAGCAAAAGATGGTGTTGGTGTAGCTGAGAAGTTCTCCGGAGATCATGAGTTCGATGTCACCAATGGTATAGAGATTGTCGCAAGAGTTACGGAAAAGAGGGGAATACGGTTTGGGAAAGGTATTGGTGAGAAAAATGGTAAAAAGGCTGTTAGCAGGAGCGCAATGGCTCAGATTAAAGAAAACTTCAGCTACTATACTAAAAAGTACGGATTCTCGGGTGGTGTTCTTATAGAGATACCTGATGGAGAAAAAATCGCGAAGAAGACCAAGAATGCTGAGCTTGGCATAGAGGGTGGGATATCTATACTGGGATCAACGGGCTTCGTTGAGCCGTGGTGCGATGAGCTTGTGGAGACAAAAATCGAAATCGCGAAAAGGTACAGAAGGATCTCCATAACTACCGGAAGGAGAGCCTGGCATTATGCCCTCAAAAAATTCCCTGAGTTCCAGCCATTTGTCTTTGGGGTTCATCTCGATAGAATACTTGGCGAGCATAAAGGCGAGAAGATAATAGTCGGTTTTCCCGGGCTGCTCTCGATATGGGCGGGAGGATATGAAAGGATTGTTAGTAAGGCGAGAAGATATTCTGCGAAGGTTGAGATCCTGGAGGCTTAA